The following coding sequences are from one Triticum dicoccoides isolate Atlit2015 ecotype Zavitan chromosome 4A, WEW_v2.0, whole genome shotgun sequence window:
- the LOC119286683 gene encoding flavin mononucleotide hydrolase 1, chloroplatic-like gives MVSLLPRAPYLASLGKPTSRASSSSLRLPAMSSSAPAPAATAAAEPEASRPRKMPVLLFDVMDTVVRDPFYHHIPSFFQMSMKELLESKHPTSWSEFEMGLINEGQLAEKFFNDGRSFDLEGLKACMVRAYEYVDGVEDILCSLKQNNYEVHAFTNYPVWYQLIEEKLKLSKYLSWTFCSCHIGIRKPSPDFYLHAVDHLNIDPGNCIFIDDRMVNIEAALSVGMVGLHFKNAEALKNDLCSLGVELAPLVLEDETEVQ, from the exons ATGGTCTCCTTGCTCCCTCGCGCACCCTACCTTGCCTCCCTCGGCAAACCCACCTCCCGCGCTTCCTCCTCCTCGCTGCGACTGCCGGCCATGTcctcctccgcccccgcccccgcggCCACGGCGGCGGCCGAGCCGGAGGCGTCCCGCCCAAGGAAGATGCCGGTGCTCTTATTCGACGTCATGGACACCGTCGTCCGCGACCCCTTCTACCACCACATCCCCTCCTTCTTCCA AATGTCCATGAAGGAACTCCTAGAAAGCAAGCATCCAACATCATGGTCCGAATTTGAGATGGGGCTGATTAATGAG GGCCAGCTGGCCGAAAAATTCTTCAATGATGGCAGATCTTTTGATTTGGAAG GTCTGAAAGCATGCATGGTGAGAGCATACGAGTATGTTGACGGTGTTGAAGATATTCTTTGCAGTTTAAAGCAAAACAACTATGAAGTGCATGCTTTTACAAATTATCCAGTGTG GTACCAGTTGATTGAGGAAAAGTTAAAGCTGTCGAAGTATTTGTCATGGACATTCTGTTCTTGTCACATTG GAATACGCAAACCTTCACCAGATTTTTACCTTCATGCCGTGGATCATCTCAATATCGATCCAGGAAACTGCATTTTCATTGATGACAG GATGGTAAACATTGAAGCGGCCCTTAGTGTAGGAATGGTCGGTTTGCATTTTAAAAATGCTGAGGCCCTAAAGAATGATTTGTGCTCACTGGGAGTTGAATTGGCACCTCTTGTGCTTGAAGATGAAACTGAAGTTCAGTAA